The DNA segment CTCTGGCCCAACTTGGTGTGGGTTAGGGAGAGAAGGTCGCGTAAGGGTGAAACTTCAGATTGGAGTTTTGGGGACAAGAGACAACAAACTTCGGTAGAGGGCTCTGGCCGCCAATCGCAGTCCTCGGCTCCAATTCAAAAGAGGCTTGGGGGCTCCGCGCACTACCTCTGCGTCTTTGgcctctttccctttgcctctcctcctcgCCTTTCCACTTCTTCCAccatctcttccctcccccccgcccTTAGTCTTCTAGGCACGGAGTGCAGTCTCCAGCAACTGCCGTAGACTCAATGACCGGGACCCGGGCACGCTGATCCTCAGAGCCCCAGACGcagagcggcggcggcggcggcggctgccgGGAGCGGGAGGCCTTAGGGTTTGGGGCGCCGAGACACCGCAGCAGAGCGTAGCAGGAGCCAGCGTGGGGGAGGCTAGGCCGAGAAGTGAGGTCGGCTGCCCTGCAGCGGCCTTAGCTCGGGAGCAACCAGCGCGCCTTATTTACTCATCCAGTTCCAACATTTTTTggaggtggttgggggtggggtgggagaggagggactGGCTAGGCTGGGAGAATAGCAAAAAACCGGGTTTGGGGGGAAGGTGAACCTAGGGATGGACGGAGATATCGCAGTCCGAGCCCAGGGGACGGGACTGACCGCAACGGAGACGCAGGCACAGGGACAAAGAGGAGCGCGCCTGCCCAGACAAAGCCCCAGTTCTAGAGACCCTGAGACGGCGGCGGGACGCCCCAGCAGAGGGGGAAGTCTGGAACCTCAGCGCCTGGCCGAAGGAACCCTTGGGGCCTTGATAGGCCACACTGCCGAGATTCGGGTTTCTGTCCTCGACAGCGAAGGTCAAGTGGACCCAGGGGGACACTGGCCCGGCCGCCTCCCTGCGCACGCCTAAGTCCAAGGCGTCAGGTGCGCTCTCCGAGCCACCGGGTTTTTTTAGGGCTCGGAAGGAGGGCGCGCTGGGCTGGGTGTCAGTGGCCCCGAGAGACCCTAGTGCGTTTGTCCGGCCCTGGCCTCCTCAGACCGGAGCACAAATCCGGAGCACAGACCCCGGATGGACTGGAGAGCACGCTCCTCGCAAAGGGTTCCCCCGCTGAGCCGCGGGGCGAGGGTGCTCTCACCGTGTGCGAACACGACCGGGGTAGGGAGGGTGCTTGCCCGCACTGCCCAGCTTCAGGCAGAGGCGGGGCAGCGGCAGGGTGCAGACCCGGCCGGGAGGCCGCCGAATCGTTTCTGCGGAGAGCACGCTCCTCGCAAAGGGTTGAGACGGGCTCTTCCAGCATTTCAGACGCTGATCCAAACCTTTCAGTCCAAGTTTTagttaaaatacattcattttattaaaaataggcGGCTCAAGaccacaccccaccccagctccaccaAGGGCGCAAAAGAATAGAGTTTTCAGATTAGCTGGAGGCAAATTATTTTAcctaacactaaaaaaaaaaaaaaaaaaaaaaaaaaaaagtctggctcTCTCCGCGCTGGTGTGGCCCACCCGACCCCTACGCGCGGCGTCAGTTGTGCTCTTCTGCACAGGCAGCGGCCGGGACACACTCACCCAGTGCACGCTCCTCCTGCCTTTCGCTGCGCGCGCCCAAAGCTAGAGAGCAGAAGGCGACGCGGGAGGCGGGTCGGGTCTCCGGGTACAGCGAATTTGTCATTTAGCCTGTTTCTGCCCCCGGAGCGGAGTCTCAGGCAGAGCCTCTTATTTCGGGCCATCCTGAACTCGAGTCAGGAGGGTGCGCAGCGCCCGAGCCCTGCCTGGATGCCTAGCGCGGTGTGCTGTGGGCTCCCCGTCTGCGCTGGGGGGGAGTTTTCTCACCCGACAGCCCTGGGACCCCTAGCTGTGGCGTTTCCGCTTTCAGCCACAGGCCTAACTCGGTCCAGGACCATCCCGCTCAGGGAGCTGCCCAGGGGCATCCCAGTCTCCCTCCCAGCGCTCCCCCCCAAACACCCCGCGCGGAGTTGGGGAGCGGAGTTTCACGCGCGATGATCAGCGCCGAACTCGCAGCTGAGTCCCAGGACGGGACCCGAGGACCTGTGCGTGGCTCCAGAGGAAACTGTCCTGGATCCCGGTGCACACACAGCCTCCCTTCTGGGCTGCCCTGGATGGGACCAGTTAGGAAGATCTAGCTGAGTCGAAGGCGTAGTTCAAGCCTTCCGGCCTCAGGCCGGGCCGTTCGGCGCGCCTTTGCGCGCAGTGGCCACTTGGGGTCGCACTTTATGCCTGTTTGAGACGCGGCCGGCTGACGCCGCGATCTGCTAAATCGTTACAAAACGTTCAAACAAAAACAGGGTCGGTTCCCCAGCAGTCGAGAGCCGCCCGGAGCACCGTCCTGAGCTGGCCTCAGCCCCAAGCCTCGGGAGCTCAGGGTTCCGTGCGTCTGGCTGGGGAAAGGAATTCAGAGCCTTTCGGCCGATTCTTTCCCCGCACCCTTCCTCTCGTGCTTTTGTGGGTGGGGTGAGCGCGGGGAGCGGCTGGGCACGGGGAATCCTATCTCCGGGCTCTGCCACCGCACCCGCCAGGAGGGGAACGGCCCCAGTTTGGCCCGAGGAGGGTCCCCTAAGGCTAAGAGTTGGATTTGAACACACCTCTTGGAGCCGCAaacccacccccaacacacaaatACTCGCAGACCTGCAGAAACACAGGCAGGCACGGCACACACTCCTACGGCCCCCAGCCGCACGGCACACAGAGCGTCGCCCACTGGGCGGGGGACGCTGGGGAACAAAGGGCCCGAGAGGTGTCGTCCCGGTGCTCCTTCTGAGCCTCCTTGGGGGTGACacggactgggggtgggggaccgaAGGGTAAAGAGCGAGGAGAGCGCGCTAAGGGGTGCAAGGGGCGGCCAGGCCTAAGGCGGGGGGCGCGCCCTGAAGGCGAGCGGGCGGGGGCCGGGACCCAGAGGGTGTGGGGGGGCTGGGCCCGGGCCCGCCGTCCCACTGGGCTCCAGCCCTCCGCCAGGCCTCCGCGGCTCTCCGTGGGCTTGGGCCGCCAGTCAGCTGACGCGGGGGGCGGAGGAGCTGTCAGGCGCGCCCCGCCCTGCGCCGCCGGGCCGCGGGGGCCGAGCAGCCATTGGCCAGCGCGCTGGGCCGNNNNNNNNNNNNNNNNNNNNNNNNNNNNNNNNNNNNNNNNNNNNNNNNNNNNNNNNNNNNNNNNNNNNNNNNNNNNNNNNNNNNNNNNNNNNNNNNNNNNNNNNNNNNNNNNNNNNNNNNNNNNNNNNNNNNNNNNNNNNNNNNNNNNNNNNNNNNNNNNNNNNNNNNNNNNNNNNNNNNNNNNNNNNNNNNNNNNNNNNNNNNNNNNNNNNNNNNNNNNNNNNNNNNNNNNNNNNNNNNNNNNNNNNNNNNNNNNNNNNNNNNNNNNNNNNNNNNNNNNNNNNNNNNNNNNNNNNNNNNNNNNNNNNNNNNNNNNNNNNNNNNNNNNNNNNNNNNNNNNNNNNNNNNNNNNNNNNNNNNNNNNNNNNNNNNNNNNNNNNNNNNNNNNNNNNNNNNNNNNNNNNNNNNNNNNNNNNNNNNNNNNNNNNNNNNNNNTCGGCGCGCCCCGGCCGGCCGCAAAGTTTCCCGGGCGGCAGCGGCGGCTGCGCCTCGCCAGCGATGGCCGCGgagctgagcatggggcctgagcTGCCCACCAGCCCGCTGGCCATGGAATACGTCAACGACTTCGACCTGCTCAAGTTCGACGTGAAGAAGGAGCCGCTGGGGCGCGCGGAGCGCCCGGGCCGGCCCTGCACGCGCCTGCAGCCAGCCGGCTCGGTGTCGTCCACACCACTCAGCACGCCGTGTAGCTCGGTGCCCTCGTCGCCCAGCTTCAGCCCAACCGAACAGAAGACTCACCTCGAGGACCTGTACTGGATGGCGAGCAACTACCAGCAGATGAACCCCGAGGCGCTCAACCTGACGCCTGAGGACGCGGTGGAGGCACTCATCGGCTCGCACCCAGTGCCACAGCCGTTGCAGAGCTTCGACGGCTTCCGCGGCGcgcaccaccatcaccaccaccaccacccacacccGCACCACGCGTACCCGGGCGCCGGCGTGCCCCACGACGAGCTGGGCCCGCACGCGCAcccgcaccaccaccaccaccaccaagcgTCGCCGCCGCCGTCCAGCGCAGCCAGCCCAGCGCAGCAGCTGCCCACCAGCCACCCTGGGCCTGGGCCGCACGCGGCCAACGCCGCGACGGCGGCCGGCGGCAGTGGCAGCGTGGAGGACCGCTTCTCCGACGACCAGCTCGTGTCCATGTCGGTGCGCGAGCTGAACCGCCACCTGCGGGGCTTCACCAAGGACGAGGTGATCCGCCTGAAGCAGAAGCGGCGGACCCTGAAGAACCGGGGCTACGCCCAGTCGTGCAGGTATAAACGCGTCCAGCAGAAACACCACCTGGAGAACGAGAAGACGCAGCTCATTCAGCAGGTGGAGCAGCTTAAGCAGGAGGTGTCCCGGCTGGCCCGCGAAAGAGACGCCTACAAGGTCAAGTGCGAGAAACTCGCCAACTCCGGCTTCAGGGAGGCGGGCTCCACCAGCGACAGCCCCTCCTCTCCCGAGTTCTTTCTGTGAGTCGTGGCCGGTCCCGGCCCCCGCCCTTGCCCCGGCCCGGACTCCCCGTCCCGTGTCCCCAGCCCCGGACTCCCCCGGGTCCTGTCCCTGCCACGGCCCCAGCCTTGACCTGTTTGACtcgaggagagggaggaagggcgcGCGGGACGCGGGCGACGGGAGGGCGCGCGGGCAGGCAGGGGACCTTGGCCGAGGCGAGAGCGGCGCGCGCCAGCGCCGCCTCCTAGACTCGAGCAGAGCCAGAGACAGACGAGGGGGTGGGAAGTCCCGGAGCAACTTTTCTCCAGGCTGGAGGGCGGCAAGGCAGAGTCCCGAGGAGTCGCCGAGGCCGTCTGGAGACTTCGGGCTTTCTGAACTTTGCGCATTATGCGGGGGCCGCTGCGTCGCGGCCCGGAGCGCAGTCCAACCCAGGAAGAGAGCAgcgaggagaggagaggagaggagagggacccTGGCGTCCCGGCAGGCGCGAGGCGAGGCTGagcgaaggaaggaaggaaggacagacggACCTGTCCATCCAGGGTCCGGAGAACACTGGCTCTCAGCCCAGAGACGCGGGCCTCAGTTAGGACGTTCTGCGCGCAATTCTCATCAGTTTTATTGCCTGCTCgattatatagaaaaaatacgaaaatctgcattaaaaatattaatcctGCATGCTGGACATGTAtggtaataatttctattttgtacCATTTTCTTGTTTAACTTTAGCATGTTGTTGATCATGGATCATAACCCCCTTGTTTCTTTGAGTGAGAAGGGATGGCAGTGCAGAAACTCCGGCGGCTGCTTGCCGGGTTTCAGTCCCGGCTGTCGGCTTGTAAATACCCGCCTTGCCAAACCGCTTAGAGAACGTGGCAGCAAGCTGAGTGTCTTCGTTTGGGTTCATTATTATGGCAGTAtttttttgtaagtaaaaaaaaaaagttctgggcaTTTTGCATCAGAAAACAACTTTGTCTTGGGGCACCCTTGAAAGTTGCatgttttctcccctttcctgtctCCATTCGGTCCTCTTGTCCCTTCTGCttcagttttcaattttattggtGTTGAGAGAAAGAGGACTGGGGTCCCAGCTCCTGAGTACCAGGGCAGGGCAGCGGTCCAGTTCCGCACCCCCAGAGCGGAGAGGAATGTCTTCGCTCCCACCTTGTCTTTTCGCTAAATTGACACCCCTCACacgaaaggaaaggaaaacatcttATTTGCTTTTAATGCCATCCGAATCACCCCAGGGTCCCTTCAAAAGCCTCCAGGCCCCTGCTAATTGCTGTGGCTGCCGTGCTTTTAGGGTGAGCGGGCTTGGCCAGCCCTGACACTGCCCAGTGGTGACCTAAACTTGTGTTGAACCAACCGCCACACTCAGAAAGTACCGGAAACCCAAACATTGGCAAGTAATTTTGCAACTTTCAAGTGCGTCCTTTAGACCAACACgttatgtgtgtttttttcctgcttttcagaTAGCAGGTGAGTTATTAGTGGTGTCCCCCCCCCTTCAGTTGTATAGTAGTTATAGGGAAAATCTGggtgtttttctttattacttttttttccctgcaggtcagtaaaaggatttaagttgcactgacaaaaataccaaaatgaaagCGTATTTTTTAGTTCCCATTTGAAATTGCTGGCGCTGCTGGCCGGATGCATTTTTGAGTTTGTATTAGTTGATAAATTAACAGTAATAACAAGATTGTATGAACCGCATGGTGCTTGCAGTTTTAAATATTGTGGATATTTGTCCTGCATCAGAAACGAGCTTTGGTTTTTACGGATTCAACTGTGTTGAAATCAAATTTGCtgcaacagaaatttgtttttatttcatgtaaaataaGGGATCAATTTCAAACCCTGCTtatgatatgaaaatattaaaacctaGTCTATTGTAGTTTTATTCAGACTGGTTTCTGTGTTTTGGTTATTAAAATGGTTTCctattttgcttattaaaaccATGGAAATGGTGTTTATTTAGAGGATTCCGCGTTCGCCTGACTTTGActttcttcttctgcctttttaaGAGTCACATCAATGTGGGGACACTCTCACCCTCCCTGGCCAGTGGAGAAACACACCATGTCTGGGCAAAtctctcccttgcttgtgcttgtgtATGTACGTGAGccttaaatgtgtttcttttttttttttttaaagattttatttatttatttgacagagatagagacagccagtgagaagagGGNTTGTATGTACGTGAGccttaaatgtgtttcttttttttttttttaaagattttatttattcatttgacagagatagagacagccagtgagagagggaacacaagcagggggagtgggagaggaagaagcaggctcacagcagaggagcctgacgtgactcgatcccataacaccgggatcacgccctgagccgaaggcagatgcttaaccgctgtgccacccaggcgcccccttaaatgTGTTTCTGCTTCTCACTCTAGATAGAGACCTCATTCAGGAGCCGGCTGTGAACTTAGAGGGGGCACACTTTTTCCAGGCTTTCAGGCTTGGAGATTAGGATGGGCCTGCTAGCCTGCCGGCTCTGAGGTAGAAAGTGGCCGATCCCTAGAAGCCGGAGCCACCTGATGGGGAAGCAGGGTCTTTTTGGCAATTGGGCTCAGTTGGCCCTGTCTCTCTGGCCCTCCTGTTGGGGCTGCAAGGCTCTCAACTTTCTCCTGCCCAGTGCATCTTCCTGCCCAGAACGAGAATGCCAGCCTGCCCTGAATGGAGGCCTAGGTCCCCTTCCCCAGGGCTTGCAAAAGCCAAGTGGAATCCAGAATCAGGTCTTGGGGCAGAAGGCCCTTCAGACAGGAAGCCCTTCCTTGTGGACCTGTGTTTTGGGGGTGGTGTGCCCTGGGGACACATGCCACTCAGGCCTAGAGCCCTCAGACCCACAGAAGGGCACTGCATGGCTGGAGCAGGATTTCAGTGACTCTCCACACTGGGGGCCAGAGAGGTTTTGGGGGGTCATTCTGGTACAGCGACTCTGACTGCAGACTAGGAGCTGGGCCCAGTACCTTTCCTTTTCCAGACTCTTAGAAGAGTCAAGGTCTCCCACCTAGGTTACCCCAAACCCCCCTCAGCCTTCTTGGAATCCTGTCTATAATTCAGAGTTGGTCTCAGATATTTCTGAGAGTCCGAGTGGgattcccacacacacacccccaaaatcCAGAAGGAGCCTCTGTTCCTTTGGCAATGGCTGGGTCCAAGGGGCTTCTGGTCTCCTCAGACCCAATATCTGCAGTCTCAGAGACTCAGCCTTTCATCCCTGGGGTTCTCTGGCCCAGAGTTCCTAAGATGGAACTTCGGGACCTGAATGGGGAGGTGTAAGAAGCCGGGGCTGCAGAGCCCCAGCCTGGAGCTAGAAACGGGAAGAACCggggagaagaaagcaaaggCTAAAACTAGCAGGGAATAGATTTTGGCCCAGGATCCCTGGAATCCTGGGGGTGGAGGTCAGGGTCTGGTAAAGACAGACCAGAGAAACATCCCAAACATAAGGATGCAAATACTACCATCAGTGATTTACATTTAATAACACTTTGGTGTATTTTAGTAGAAGTCAGAGGTTCTAGTTTGAATTAAATTCCAAGGCCCAGTTCATTTCACTAGCCCAGAGATATGCCTGGCACGGAAGGCTCTGGCTGCGATCAGGGAGGAGGACGGTGGCTGAGTCTGGCTGTGAGTAGCTCTACCCAAGGGCGCACAGGTGAAGGAGCAAGGGGGTGTGATTAGTGGGGTAGTTGTGTGTACGgggcacacacacaaacttgaTAAGAGCAGGCCCACATGTACAAGTGTATCCCCTGTGGAGCGAAAGAGGTCTGGGCCAGGCTGAGCACGGGAAGAGCCCCCTGCTGCCTGGATCCTGAGGCCAAGGGGATCACCTTGATTCCATGCGGTGGAGGTTTGACTCCCTTTGGAATAATTCCTAGTGGACAGGGTGGCATCTCCCACCTCCAGAGTCACCCGGACTCTGCTTGAACAgcctctgggctggggagggTCGCAAACTCCAAGACATTGGTTTTCCTTCTCCAGAGCACAGAAACACAAGATACCAACCCAGTGACGACCAGCATCTAGAACGACATGGATCAGGCCGTTTTAGAGTGACCAATTACGCCTCTGAGAAGCTGACCACCCCACCACATAGTCCCACtgacacacagatacacagacacccacccccagcacccaCACGGGTGCCCTCGCAGGCGCTGCCAGTCCCGGCACCACCCGTTATCTCAGCGCCGGTCGGCCCGGGACGCACGCAGGCTGGAGCCGGGCAGAGCCCGCAGCGCCCCGGAGGAGGCCGGGACCTCGAGAGACTCCCGGGTGGGCAAGCCCTGGCCGCGTCTCAGCCAGCAGCCTGCCGTCCCGACCCGCCGCGACGGCGCAGAGCCGGCGCCCGCGAGCTCGGGACCAGCGAACTGGGTCCGGAGGCCTTCCGGCCCGTGCCAGCCCCTCGGCGCCCTGCAGCCCGCCGCCTCCTTCTCGGTTCCATCGCTCCCCGCGGCTCGCGGGCCCCTCGCGATCCTCCGCGACCCCGGGGGCAAAATTCTGCCCGCGCCGGGAGTCTTCCACGGCCGCACAGGTCCCCCGCCGCCAGGCCGGCGCCGGCACTTGGGGACGCACGCGGAGTCAGACAAGCACAGACACCGCGACGCACATGCGGGGCACAGGCGGGCCGGGGAAGGTGCCTCGCTCCAGGCTGAGCCCCTGGTGGGGCGGCCCGGGTCGGGTCCCGGCCGGAGCGAACTGCCCACCCTCCCGCTGCCCGGCCTTGCGACGCCCAGTCGGCACGGGTGTACGCGAGGCGGTGCCCGCAGGATTGGCCGCCGCCACCTTCCGCGAGGGGTCGGGGATGACCCTCGGCGGCGTCCCCGGAGCCCCGGGTCCCGACCCGCACAGCAGGGGTGGCGGCATCCTCCCCGCTCGGTGGTCTCCCGCGTCCTCAATCTGCCATTTCCCTTTCCTGCAGCCCTTCCTTGGTAAACTCTTCACCTCGGAAAACTTTCTCCCTCCGTTTTTCCTCCCAGCcccttctgccttttcctccaGGCGCAGCCTGGCGAGGAAGGGCTCCGGCTGCGGGCTCCGAGGTGTCCGGTAAGTGCGGGGAGGGGCGACGGCCCGGAGATGGGGTCTAGCGGCCCAGAGCCTCCGCGCAGCTCCCGGGGGCAGCTGCTCTGGGCTCTTGGCTTTCCCATCCGACCCGCGAGCCGCAGGGCTGGTGGGGACTGACCTCCAGCAGGGTCCCCGCTGGCGCTGGCGAGAGAGCGGCCAACCCTGCTGGGCTGTCTgtggcaggagctggggaagcTGGGGCCGGGCCCTAGACCCAGACCCCTCTTTTGGTCACAGCCAGGCTTCCTTCGGTCCAGGGTCTCTGGGCATTTTTGTGGCAGGACCAACCCCGGTCCCTGTCAGAGGGGCCCACCTCCATCCCACCCACACTCGAGGTGTGCCTGTCCTCTCGGGGAGGCTAGAGCTGGAGCTGCCAGGAACCCAGCAGCATGATCATTTGGCTTTTTCTGTTATTAGAGCTCCAGCTTCTGCCAGGCCAGGCAAACCCCCCACTCCCTCACCCACCCTCCCCTACTCCTCAAGTTCTTTCTCTGTGGGCCCAGGGAAACAGCTGGGTTTAGAGATTCTAGTGGGTCCCTCGCAGGCTGACAGATGCAAACCCTGCTTCTGAGCCCCTctgttttcagaaaggaaaactcAGAACTGGCTTCTTGCGTAACCCTTCCCTGTACAGCCTGCTGTCTGAAGGCCTGGCCTCTCCTCCCAGAGATAGTAGTGTTTGAATTTGTTATGTAAGGAAGGGAGGATTAGAGGTttactctgcccctcctccccctaccAAAATAAAAGTCCTCAAAGGGCACCTCTAGCAGACCATGTCTTTTCCATCAGCAGCCCTCCTAAAGGGAATCAGTCTGGTTAGAAGAGCTGCTCCCAAGCTTGGGCCCAGCACAGTACCCTCCGGAGACATGTCAGCTTGCAGCGAAGGGAGAGTCCCTGGTCCAGGCTGGACTTGATGGGCAGAAGAAGCCACCATAAGGCTTCCCAGGCTGGCCATTACCTGGCTCAGAGGACTAGCTTCCTGTTGGAGAAGGCTGCTGCTGttgcctctgctgctgctgaAATTTCATCCCTTCTGCAGTTTCTGCTCCTAGGGGCAGGCGACCAGGGCACGGAGAGCAGTCCTTTCAGCTGGGGAGCACACATTCCCCAGGCCTTGCACGCCTGCACCATGTTCTACCGGCTTTTCCCACGCATCTTCCTAATATCTGAATGCCCTTCTCCGTTGTGCTACACACAGTAACTTAGAAGATGCAGTTAGATAAGAGAATCAGCGCTAACTGTTCTCACTTGCAAGAAATTAAATGTAGGAGATAAGTTGCCACTCCAATTTGGAAAACCACCTAAATTATTAATAAGGGTTTGCTCTGAAGCAAAACTCCATGTTAGCTGCCCCTCTGCATTCTTTGCATGGGAAGttgttttcctataaaataaCAGCCGCTTGTTacacattcctttttatttttatcaaaaggGGATGCTGTCCTCAGGCTGGAAGAGCAGCCACAGAGGTGATGGGAGGAGGCCTGATACTTTCAGGAAGAAGCCAGTTTCAGTTGTGAGAAGGGGGCAGAAGTCCACAAATTCAAAATTTATGTCGCCATGCTTTGCCTTGTAGAGCTCTGTGAGTCTTACTAGGGCTTGTACTCCTTCCGGTGAATGGTCGGGGGTGTGGGGGGGCCTAGAGGGTGCTCATTTCAGAGCTGGAGAGAGCAAGGCAGGCATGGAGCCTGGCCTGTGACTCCCATCAGGAATCAGGAGCTCACTTTCAAGTCCCCTTGCTTCTTCTGATGTCACTTTCACTGCCTTGACCCTGCCAGCGTTACCTGCACCTGTTTCCTGCTGAGATGAGGCCCTGGGCCAGGACTGGTCTGGGGACTCAGCTCTGCTTTCCCTGAGTGGACAGCAAAGGGCTGCATttcccaacacagggcttggcaTCTGCCCTCCTTTGTGTCCTGGGAGTTGGAGTCTGCTACACGTGTCCCTTTCCACCGACAAGGGGAACTAGGTCACGGAGTGCAAGAGGTGTGGCCAAATCATGAGGTTAGTCCTGTTATGACATTTCACTCACCTCTCTGAGGTGCGGGTTACTCTTGTCCACGCAGATCAGAGACCGATGATTAGGCCCAGAGTAGGCGCCTCTTGCCCAGTGTCACCCAGCGGAGGACCTAAAGCTTGAGTCCCCACCTATCTGAtaccaaaatttgtatttttgccaCCAGACTCCACAAGTTCACAATCTCTTATCTGAAAcacctgggggggggtgggggaaaataGGGAGGGGTGGGAAATAGCCCTTTGAGGGGAGAGTTTCGGTTCTAATCCCTTTTGCAGAGGGTAGCCACTTTCTTGGGGGTGTAGTGACTGTTCTCCATCCACGAGGCTCCCTGTGCAAACACGGAGAGGGGCAATGGGCACTTGGAGCTCCAGCAGGACAAACAGGACAAGGGGTTTCGAGGGAAATGGTAGCTCTGTCTCCTCTTTCAGTCTCTCACCTAGAAGCCAGCAGCTTATGGTGgtcctggggtgtgtgtgtgtgtgcagtggggGAGGCCCGCTTGGGTGTCGCTAGCTTGGGACACTGGTGCTTTTCCTAATTCATTCACAGAGCCCTCACCTTGCACGTGTTCTCAGTCGAACTTTCCAGTAAACGGATCATAACTAGCAGAGCCAGTGTGTGTAGAAACAGCCTCTGGAGAGGCAATTTTGATGGCATCAGCCTGAGTTTAACCACAGCTGTTTCTGGGGTAGTGTGGAAACGCTGGACCTGCACACCAATGCGCTTACATGCTCGTGGTGGGCACACGCGTCAGCACGTACGCAGCTCACGCCCCTAAGCACAGAGGCAGTCGTGCAGGGTACACGCATAAATCCGCGTGCACGTACCCACCGTGTGTATATATGTACTCTCACGCCGTGGACACAGAACGTGTGCAATGATGCATACACCTGTGTGGACTTACACTTCTGTGGACCATAGTGACCGTGTGTGTCTAACTCTCTTGTAATGCGTATGGGTCCGTGCACATCTTCATATGCTCACACGCACCGACACACGTGTGTTGTGTATCGAACACTGGCCTTCAGGCTCGTTTGCACGCAAGTGCCATGTAACGAGTGCAGCGTGGCACTGGCGGGGTTAATGGAGGCCCAGGCTCCCATGAATATTTATAGGCAGCACTCCAGATCTCCAAGTGAGAGAGGAAAGCTCTCCCCAAAGCCCCTGTAAATCACGCAGCTGCGAGCTACCTGCGGGATCCAGGCTGGGTCATCTTCGCTCTGGGAGGGTGCCCGCGTCCGTGCTGGCGCACGTGGCCCTCTGTGTGCCCTGTCAGACATCCCGGCAAAGGTGCCCAGGTTGGTCTCCACTCCCAGGGTTCTTCTGGGAGCTTCGAAAGGAACCATTTCAATGCCGCTGCTGCAGGGGCAGAGTGGAAGGGGAGCAAAGGCAATGTCATTATCTGAGCTTGGCTTCTCTAGCAAAGACAGAAGTTATCTGGCAGAAACAGCACGTGGGGGCCTGGTGAGCAGGTGGGTGCAAGAGCGACGTGGGGGTCCCGGGCCCATCCAGGGTTGCTATGGCGGGGGCTCCAGCTTCTGGAGCTGCTCTAACCCACCAAAACTTTGGGTCCCAGGAGCCCACTGTCCCACTTCCCCACAGCTGCTGCAACCCTCTGCTTCCAGGCCTGCTGCCGAGGCTGTTCATTCAATCACTGAACAAGGATTTGTTGTGTGTTTTCCATACGCCAGGCA comes from the Ailuropoda melanoleuca isolate Jingjing chromosome 13, ASM200744v2, whole genome shotgun sequence genome and includes:
- the MAFB gene encoding transcription factor MafB; the protein is MAAELSMGPELPTSPLAMEYVNDFDLLKFDVKKEPLGRAERPGRPCTRLQPAGSVSSTPLSTPCSSVPSSPSFSPTEQKTHLEDLYWMASNYQQMNPEALNLTPEDAVEALIGSHPVPQPLQSFDGFRGAHHHHHHHHPHPHHAYPGAGVPHDELGPHAHPHHHHHHQASPPPSSAASPAQQLPTSHPGPGPHAANAATAAGGSGSVEDRFSDDQLVSMSVRELNRHLRGFTKDEVIRLKQKRRTLKNRGYAQSCRYKRVQQKHHLENEKTQLIQQVEQLKQEVSRLARERDAYKVKCEKLANSGFREAGSTSDSPSSPEFFL